One Tomitella gaofuii DNA segment encodes these proteins:
- a CDS encoding ABC transporter substrate-binding protein, translating into MRSYIPRAVVAVTAAATIALAGCSSGDNGGGSSSAGEESDGGSGNITFAMGSNDAGKVKPLIEKWNQAHPDQQVEFKELPADADGQHDKLVQSLQAGNDDYDVMALDVTWTAEFAANGWIAPLEGDLALDTSKLLPATVESATYNGTLYAGPQNTNAQLLYYRTDLVEQAPATWDELTASCDKAKAAGVDCMVTQLKNYEGLTVNATQFINSWGGSVVGPDGKTPTVDSPEAKAGLTALVDGYKGDVIAKRSNGFDEEATNNAFVNGEAMYAYNWPYMYDNADSDGSGDKPKSAVQGKFAVAPIVGENGPGASTLGGYNLAINVNSKAKNTALDFIRFMESPDSQMSFAENAFPPVLASIYDDPALAEKYPYMPVLKTALENAKPRPVTPFYSAVSKGIRDNVYAALTAGKSIDQAVTDISTVIKNAGQ; encoded by the coding sequence ATGCGTTCTTACATTCCACGCGCGGTCGTGGCGGTGACGGCGGCGGCCACGATCGCGCTCGCCGGCTGCTCGAGCGGCGACAACGGGGGCGGTTCGTCCTCGGCCGGGGAGGAATCCGACGGCGGCAGCGGCAACATCACCTTCGCGATGGGCTCCAACGACGCGGGCAAGGTCAAACCGCTGATCGAGAAGTGGAACCAGGCGCACCCGGACCAGCAGGTGGAGTTCAAGGAGCTGCCGGCGGACGCGGACGGCCAGCACGACAAGCTCGTCCAGTCGCTCCAGGCGGGCAACGACGACTACGACGTCATGGCCCTGGACGTCACGTGGACCGCGGAGTTCGCCGCCAACGGCTGGATCGCGCCGCTGGAGGGCGACCTGGCGCTGGACACCTCCAAGCTCCTGCCCGCCACCGTGGAGAGCGCCACCTACAACGGCACGCTCTACGCGGGCCCGCAGAACACCAACGCCCAGCTGCTCTACTACCGGACCGACCTGGTCGAGCAGGCCCCGGCCACGTGGGACGAGCTCACCGCCAGCTGCGACAAGGCCAAGGCCGCCGGCGTGGACTGCATGGTCACTCAGCTCAAGAACTACGAGGGACTGACGGTCAACGCCACCCAGTTCATCAACTCCTGGGGCGGGTCCGTCGTGGGTCCGGACGGCAAGACGCCCACCGTCGACTCCCCCGAGGCCAAGGCGGGCCTGACGGCGCTGGTCGACGGCTACAAGGGCGACGTCATCGCGAAGCGCTCCAACGGCTTCGACGAGGAGGCCACCAACAACGCCTTCGTGAACGGCGAGGCCATGTACGCCTACAACTGGCCGTACATGTACGACAATGCGGACTCCGACGGCAGCGGCGACAAGCCGAAGTCGGCGGTGCAGGGCAAGTTCGCGGTGGCCCCGATCGTCGGGGAGAACGGCCCGGGCGCGTCGACGCTGGGCGGCTACAACCTGGCCATCAACGTGAACTCCAAGGCCAAGAACACCGCGCTGGACTTCATCCGCTTCATGGAGAGCCCCGACAGCCAGATGTCGTTCGCAGAAAACGCCTTCCCGCCGGTACTCGCGTCCATCTACGACGACCCGGCCCTGGCGGAGAAGTACCCGTACATGCCGGTGCTGAAGACGGCGCTGGAGAACGCCAAGCCGCGTCCCGTCACCCCGTTCTACTCGGCAGTCAGCAAGGGCATCCGGGACAACGTCTACGCGGCGCTGACCGCGGGCAAGTCCATCGATCAGGCCGTCACCGACATCTCGACGGTGATCAAGAACGCCGGCCAGTAA
- a CDS encoding ABC transporter ATP-binding protein — protein sequence MASVTYARASCIFPSSESPAVDSLDLEIVDGELLVLVGPSGCGKSTSLRMLAGLEHVSAGSISIGDRDVTGLQPKDRDVAMVFQNYALYPHMSVAENMGFGLKLAKTPKAEITRRVTETAELLGLTEFLGRKPKALSGGQRQRVAMGRAIVRQPQVFLMDEPLSNLDAKLRVQTRAQIADLQRRLATTMVYVTHDQVEAMTMGDRVAVLRDGVVQQCAPPRELYNRPVNEFVAGFIGSPAMNLLRLPVVDGGLRLGDAVVPVEREVTDRSGGELVLGIRPEHFVTVGAGGAGDRVTVELSVDVVEELGADAYMYGHFDGAGAVAGQGADLPGTGAVPGTGTAGSAHQLVARADWRTPPRRGDRVVLAFDPAETHLFSASDGARVG from the coding sequence ATGGCCTCAGTGACCTACGCGCGCGCGTCGTGCATCTTCCCGAGCTCGGAGAGCCCGGCCGTCGACTCGCTCGACCTCGAGATCGTCGACGGAGAGCTGCTGGTGCTCGTCGGCCCGTCCGGCTGCGGCAAGTCCACCTCGCTGCGCATGCTGGCGGGGCTCGAGCACGTGAGCGCCGGCAGCATCAGCATCGGCGACCGCGACGTCACCGGCCTGCAGCCCAAGGACCGCGACGTCGCGATGGTGTTCCAGAACTACGCGCTGTACCCGCACATGTCGGTGGCCGAGAACATGGGGTTCGGGCTCAAGCTGGCGAAGACCCCCAAGGCCGAGATCACCCGACGCGTGACCGAGACGGCCGAGTTGCTGGGGCTCACCGAGTTCCTGGGCCGCAAGCCCAAGGCGCTCTCGGGCGGGCAACGGCAGCGCGTGGCGATGGGCCGGGCCATCGTGCGCCAGCCGCAGGTCTTCCTCATGGACGAGCCGCTGTCCAACCTCGACGCCAAGCTGCGCGTGCAGACCCGCGCGCAGATCGCGGACCTGCAGCGCCGCCTCGCCACCACGATGGTCTACGTGACCCACGACCAGGTGGAGGCCATGACGATGGGCGACCGCGTGGCGGTGTTGCGCGACGGCGTCGTGCAGCAGTGCGCCCCGCCCCGCGAGCTCTACAACCGGCCGGTCAACGAGTTCGTGGCCGGCTTCATCGGGTCGCCGGCGATGAACCTGCTGCGCCTGCCCGTCGTCGACGGCGGCCTGCGGCTGGGCGACGCGGTGGTGCCGGTGGAGCGCGAAGTGACGGACCGCTCCGGCGGCGAGCTCGTGCTGGGTATCCGGCCGGAGCACTTCGTCACCGTAGGGGCCGGGGGCGCGGGTGACCGGGTGACAGTGGAACTGAGCGTGGACGTGGTGGAGGAACTGGGCGCGGACGCCTACATGTACGGGCACTTCGACGGCGCCGGCGCGGTCGCAGGGCAGGGTGCCGACCTCCCGGGGACGGGCGCGGTGCCGGGGACCGGCACGGCCGGATCGGCGCACCAGCTGGTGGCCCGGGCGGACTGGCGCACCCCGCCCCGTCGCGGGGACAGGGTGGTCCTGGCCTTCGACCCCGCCGAGACGCACCTGTTCTCCGCTTCGGACGGGGCGCGGGTCGGTTGA
- a CDS encoding helix-turn-helix domain-containing protein: MVQTTPRPVTTPQPVPGPEQARAGTRARTGDATSAGGLLRGWRMRRGLSQMELALRADVSARHVSFVETGRSRPTPSMIVTLCEGLDVPLRERNTVLLAGGYAPAYPERGLADPPMAAVCDAIAHILNVHAPYPALVVDRGWDLVDANDALAPLLAGVADTTLLEPPVNVLRLSLHPGGLAPHIENLAAWRAHLLHRLGKEIEASGDAALASLHAELRGYPGPGDAGTVADGGGGAGEGIIVPLRLRTAAGVLSMLSVTTVFGTPLEVTVSELAIESFYPADAATARAFTG; the protein is encoded by the coding sequence ATGGTGCAGACGACCCCGCGGCCGGTCACGACCCCGCAGCCGGTCCCCGGCCCGGAGCAGGCGCGCGCCGGTACTCGCGCGCGGACGGGCGACGCGACGTCGGCGGGCGGCCTGCTGCGCGGCTGGCGCATGCGCCGCGGGCTGAGCCAGATGGAGCTGGCGCTGCGCGCCGACGTGTCCGCCAGGCACGTCAGCTTCGTTGAGACGGGCCGGTCGCGGCCGACGCCCTCGATGATCGTCACGTTGTGCGAGGGCCTCGATGTCCCGCTGCGGGAACGCAACACGGTGCTGCTCGCAGGCGGCTACGCGCCCGCGTACCCGGAGCGAGGCCTGGCCGACCCGCCCATGGCCGCGGTGTGCGACGCGATCGCACACATCCTCAACGTCCACGCGCCTTATCCGGCGCTGGTGGTGGACCGCGGCTGGGACCTCGTCGACGCCAACGACGCCCTGGCCCCGCTGCTCGCCGGGGTCGCCGACACCACGCTGCTGGAGCCGCCGGTCAACGTCCTGCGGCTGAGCCTGCACCCGGGCGGTCTGGCCCCGCACATCGAGAACCTGGCGGCGTGGCGCGCGCACCTGCTGCACCGTCTGGGCAAGGAGATCGAGGCCTCCGGGGACGCCGCGTTGGCGAGCCTGCACGCGGAGCTGCGCGGATACCCCGGCCCGGGCGATGCCGGCACGGTTGCCGACGGGGGCGGCGGGGCCGGCGAAGGGATCATCGTGCCGCTGCGACTGCGCACCGCCGCCGGGGTGCTGTCGATGCTCAGCGTCACCACGGTGTTCGGGACCCCGTTGGAGGTGACGGTGTCCGAGCTCGCCATCGAATCGTTCTATCCGGCCGATGCGGCGACGGCGCGTGCCTTCACGGGCTGA
- a CDS encoding nuclear transport factor 2 family protein, producing MTANAPENTADAIEPGLRRLTEDYIAAWNATDPGVRRMLVDRVWSVDGTYTDPLCDAAGRDAVDTAIAAMQDRLRAQLPGHRFVLLEGPDAHHHQLRFRWGFRAGTAEPVIVGSGVAMRDVDGKLTTVLGFLDRVPG from the coding sequence ATGACCGCCAACGCGCCTGAGAACACCGCGGACGCGATCGAGCCCGGGCTGCGCCGGCTCACCGAGGACTACATCGCAGCGTGGAACGCCACCGACCCCGGCGTCCGGCGCATGCTCGTCGACCGGGTGTGGTCGGTCGACGGAACCTACACCGACCCGCTGTGCGACGCCGCCGGCCGCGACGCCGTCGACACGGCCATCGCCGCCATGCAGGACCGGCTGCGGGCGCAGCTGCCCGGCCATCGCTTCGTCCTGCTCGAGGGCCCCGATGCGCACCATCACCAGTTGCGCTTCCGGTGGGGGTTCCGGGCCGGCACCGCCGAGCCGGTGATCGTCGGATCCGGCGTGGCGATGCGCGACGTCGACGGAAAACTCACCACGGTACTGGGCTTCCTCGATAGGGTCCCAGGATGA
- a CDS encoding PaaI family thioesterase: MITLSDEQWRGLMPLAAHLGLELVEAAPERVVARVRHAPELCTAGGMLHGGTIMALADSAGAVAAFLNLPEGAATSTTSSNTVFLRGVAHGTVTATARPLHVGRRTIAVVVELVDDDGRPVAQVTQSQAVLA, encoded by the coding sequence ATGATCACGCTGTCCGACGAGCAGTGGCGCGGGCTCATGCCGCTTGCCGCGCACCTGGGCCTGGAGCTGGTGGAGGCGGCGCCGGAGCGGGTCGTGGCCCGGGTGCGGCACGCTCCGGAGCTGTGCACGGCGGGCGGAATGCTGCACGGCGGCACCATCATGGCGCTCGCCGACAGCGCCGGGGCCGTCGCGGCGTTCCTCAACCTGCCCGAGGGCGCCGCCACGTCCACCACCTCGTCGAACACGGTGTTCTTGCGGGGCGTCGCCCACGGCACCGTCACCGCGACGGCACGCCCGCTGCACGTGGGACGCAGGACGATCGCCGTCGTCGTCGAGCTGGTGGACGACGACGGGCGCCCGGTGGCCCAGGTCACCCAGTCGCAGGCGGTGCTCGCCTGA
- a CDS encoding arabinofuranosyltransferase: protein MPSIHTPRAPQYPRTVLGRSVVAQIAGATIVAAAVSIGYQAAYRHLHFPLPSEVPTVVASLVTLAVTACAAGAVLFRGRRRNRYNSRSRHPRRGPRRLIAAAGWVLPALLSTAIQSWLLTGTKFYLNGLGGDQQFRTAFLTRMTDSPALADAVYPDLPPYYSPAWFWVGGRLADATGIPAWEFYKIWSIVTLAVAAALAHVLWARVVRPSTALILAMVTALVGLHTAAYSPYSWILVALAPPLAVLALRTARRLIRDGRLDVGACAGIGVYVGLAAITHALIAGVAAVFLAVVVATVALQARNRTRHLRRFLRGAGIAVASALPFVAVVWVPYLLASSPLEPDSTAAKFLPEIGARIPTPVFYATPLGALCAVGLGWLVVRARRDMVATGLALAVGTAVCWYALSFLAPLVSTTLLAFRLEPLLILALSCAGVLGIRDAAALARRRVRDPSRRAQAAERARVVTAVVGAFAVAAMLHVSYQVRTVEPAWNRAALNTPGPDGVIAEGTELQRTAGGPTAQEIHDAITTLSGGRDASDLVALTDVHSLLAFYPYRGFQTVTSAYANPKAGFADRNGLIRGWAEAGDGLAAALDASPVRAPDVFVLSRTPQGWVYSLSVSRLPREPGDVSEPAVFSPSAFDPAHFAVQEVGHLAVAVRR, encoded by the coding sequence GTGCCTTCGATCCACACGCCCCGCGCGCCGCAATACCCGCGGACCGTCCTCGGCCGGTCCGTCGTCGCGCAGATCGCGGGCGCGACGATCGTGGCCGCGGCGGTGAGCATCGGCTACCAGGCCGCCTACCGGCACCTGCATTTCCCGTTGCCGTCGGAGGTGCCGACGGTCGTCGCATCGCTCGTCACCCTCGCGGTCACGGCCTGCGCGGCCGGCGCGGTGCTCTTCCGCGGAAGACGCCGCAACCGGTACAACAGCCGCAGCCGACACCCGCGCCGCGGCCCGCGCCGCCTCATCGCCGCGGCCGGGTGGGTGCTGCCGGCACTGCTGAGCACCGCGATCCAGTCGTGGCTGCTCACGGGCACGAAGTTCTATCTCAACGGGCTCGGCGGCGACCAGCAGTTCCGCACCGCGTTCCTCACCCGCATGACCGATTCGCCGGCCCTCGCGGACGCCGTCTACCCCGACCTGCCGCCGTACTACTCGCCGGCCTGGTTCTGGGTGGGCGGACGGCTGGCCGATGCCACCGGGATCCCCGCCTGGGAGTTCTACAAGATCTGGTCGATCGTCACCCTGGCGGTGGCGGCGGCGCTCGCCCACGTCCTGTGGGCCCGGGTCGTGCGGCCGTCGACGGCGCTGATCCTGGCGATGGTCACGGCGCTCGTGGGGCTGCACACGGCGGCCTACTCCCCGTATTCGTGGATCCTCGTCGCCCTCGCCCCGCCCCTGGCCGTCCTGGCGCTGCGCACGGCGCGCAGGCTGATCCGCGACGGCCGCCTCGACGTCGGCGCGTGCGCGGGGATCGGCGTCTACGTGGGGCTCGCGGCGATCACGCACGCGCTGATCGCGGGCGTGGCCGCCGTGTTCCTCGCGGTAGTGGTCGCGACGGTGGCCCTGCAGGCGCGCAACCGCACACGCCACCTGCGCCGGTTCCTGCGCGGCGCCGGCATCGCGGTGGCCTCGGCACTGCCGTTCGTCGCGGTGGTGTGGGTCCCGTACCTCCTCGCGTCGAGCCCCCTCGAACCGGACAGCACGGCGGCGAAATTCCTGCCGGAGATCGGCGCCCGCATCCCCACCCCGGTCTTCTACGCGACGCCGCTGGGGGCGCTGTGCGCCGTCGGGCTGGGCTGGCTGGTGGTGCGCGCGCGACGCGACATGGTCGCGACGGGGCTGGCCCTCGCCGTCGGCACCGCGGTGTGCTGGTATGCCCTGTCCTTCCTCGCGCCGCTCGTGTCCACCACACTGCTGGCGTTCCGGCTGGAGCCGCTGTTGATCCTGGCGCTGTCCTGCGCCGGGGTGCTCGGCATCCGCGACGCGGCCGCGCTCGCCCGGCGGCGGGTGCGCGATCCGTCCCGGCGCGCGCAGGCAGCCGAGCGGGCCCGCGTCGTCACCGCCGTCGTCGGCGCCTTCGCGGTGGCGGCCATGCTGCACGTGTCCTACCAGGTGCGCACCGTCGAGCCCGCCTGGAACCGCGCCGCGCTCAACACCCCGGGGCCCGACGGGGTGATCGCCGAGGGCACCGAACTGCAGCGCACCGCGGGCGGTCCGACCGCCCAGGAGATCCACGACGCCATCACAACGCTCAGCGGGGGGCGGGACGCGAGCGACCTGGTGGCGCTCACCGACGTCCACTCCCTGCTGGCGTTCTACCCGTACCGCGGCTTCCAGACCGTGACCTCCGCCTACGCGAATCCCAAGGCCGGCTTCGCCGATCGCAACGGGCTCATCCGCGGCTGGGCGGAGGCCGGCGACGGGCTCGCCGCGGCGCTCGACGCGTCGCCGGTGCGCGCGCCGGACGTGTTCGTGCTCAGCCGCACCCCGCAGGGCTGGGTGTACAGCCTGTCGGTCTCACGCCTTCCCCGCGAGCCGGGCGACGTGAGCGAGCCGGCGGTGTTCTCCCCGTCCGCGTTCGACCCGGCACATTTCGCGGTGCAGGAGGTGGGGCACCTGGCGGTGGCAGTGCGGCGGTGA
- a CDS encoding LLM class F420-dependent oxidoreductase encodes MTDRPIRVGVQLQPQHAPRYGMIRDAVLRAEDAGVDIAFNWDHFFPLYPDAQGRIDGAHFECWTMLGAWAEQTERIEIGALVTGGGYRNPDLLADMARTVDHISGGRLILGVGAGWFAKDYEQYGYEFGTKGSRIDLLGENLDRIAARLPRLDPPPTRDIPVLIGGGGVRKTLRHVARHADIWHSFADPDGYPEKLDALDRHCADVGRDPAEIERSVPWPTASDDGHTPEQRADQLVAQGATLFTVASGGPDYDFGELRQALAWRDSRA; translated from the coding sequence ATGACGGACCGCCCCATCCGCGTCGGCGTGCAGCTCCAGCCGCAGCACGCCCCCCGCTACGGGATGATCCGCGACGCCGTGCTGCGCGCCGAGGACGCCGGTGTGGACATCGCCTTCAACTGGGACCACTTCTTTCCGCTCTACCCGGACGCACAGGGCCGCATCGACGGCGCACACTTCGAGTGCTGGACGATGCTGGGCGCGTGGGCCGAGCAGACCGAGCGCATCGAGATCGGTGCGCTGGTCACGGGCGGCGGATACCGCAATCCGGACCTGCTGGCGGACATGGCCCGCACCGTCGACCACATCAGCGGCGGGCGGCTCATCCTCGGCGTCGGCGCGGGCTGGTTCGCCAAGGACTACGAGCAGTACGGCTACGAGTTCGGCACCAAGGGCTCGCGCATCGACCTGCTGGGGGAGAACCTCGACCGCATCGCGGCGCGGCTGCCCCGCCTGGACCCGCCGCCCACGCGCGACATCCCGGTCCTCATCGGCGGCGGGGGAGTGCGCAAGACGCTCCGGCACGTGGCCCGTCACGCGGACATCTGGCACTCGTTCGCCGACCCCGACGGATACCCGGAGAAGCTCGACGCCCTGGACCGGCACTGCGCAGACGTGGGCCGGGACCCGGCCGAGATCGAGCGCTCGGTGCCCTGGCCCACCGCCTCCGACGACGGCCACACCCCCGAACAGCGGGCGGACCAGCTGGTGGCGCAGGGCGCGACGCTGTTCACCGTCGCATCCGGCGGCCCCGACTACGACTTCGGCGAGCTCCGGCAGGCGCTGGCCTGGCGGGACTCGCGGGCCTGA
- a CDS encoding alpha/beta fold hydrolase — MELAYDIRGEGPTLVLVHGVIHRRHAWDPVVDLLARHRRVVTVDLPGHGDSPEMPEGPNPLQIGADLAVEFLREIAPDEKVHVAGNSLGGWFALEAAARGEVASATGLSPAGFFAGPLDQARAVNTFRTLRWATRRMGRARDAFVSNPVGKSVGMGVFMSHPWRVPAETARIDAASLLSNTVIDRGLSADFAFTRPVDTSVPVTVAWGRRDLVLPCYEAKRVRGVFPQAEVTIVPGVGHVPMWDNPQLVASILLAGSAGPTVPRGASGAQARPAS, encoded by the coding sequence ATGGAGCTGGCTTACGACATCCGCGGGGAAGGCCCCACCCTGGTGCTGGTGCACGGCGTGATCCATCGGCGCCACGCGTGGGATCCGGTGGTGGACCTTCTCGCCCGGCACCGCCGCGTGGTCACCGTCGACCTGCCCGGGCACGGCGACTCCCCGGAGATGCCCGAGGGCCCGAACCCGCTGCAGATCGGTGCCGACCTCGCCGTGGAGTTCCTCCGCGAGATCGCGCCCGACGAGAAGGTGCACGTGGCCGGCAACTCGCTGGGCGGCTGGTTCGCGCTCGAGGCGGCAGCGCGCGGCGAGGTCGCCTCGGCCACCGGCCTGTCCCCCGCGGGCTTCTTCGCAGGCCCGCTCGACCAGGCGCGCGCGGTCAACACGTTCCGCACCCTGCGCTGGGCCACGCGACGGATGGGCAGGGCGCGGGACGCGTTCGTCAGCAACCCCGTGGGAAAGTCGGTGGGCATGGGCGTGTTCATGTCGCACCCGTGGCGGGTCCCCGCTGAGACGGCCCGCATCGACGCGGCGAGCCTGCTCAGCAACACGGTGATCGACCGCGGCCTCAGCGCGGACTTCGCGTTCACCCGGCCCGTCGACACGTCCGTGCCGGTGACCGTGGCGTGGGGGCGGCGCGACCTCGTCCTGCCCTGCTACGAGGCCAAGCGCGTACGCGGCGTGTTTCCGCAGGCGGAGGTGACGATCGTCCCCGGCGTCGGTCACGTGCCGATGTGGGACAACCCGCAGCTGGTGGCGTCGATCCTGCTCGCCGGCAGCGCGGGGCCGACGGTACCGCGCGGCGCGTCGGGTGCGCAGGCCCGCCCGGCGAGCTGA
- a CDS encoding MarR family winged helix-turn-helix transcriptional regulator, with product MSENAAPEENTAAQESGATAFPESADEVALAADLRPVLLRLNNLVRRRVPSVELTPAQSTALTTVLDHGPLRMGELAEREQIRMPTVTAIIRRVEKLGLVQRRPDPDDGRAVLVELTGSGRERLEHVARERNVLLAALLEQLTDGDRQAIAAAVPALNAMLALDLPGPADAGHTDGPGTPQLQESETHAR from the coding sequence ATGTCCGAGAATGCGGCGCCGGAAGAGAACACGGCCGCGCAGGAGTCCGGGGCGACGGCGTTCCCCGAATCCGCCGACGAGGTCGCGCTGGCCGCCGACCTGCGCCCGGTGCTGCTGCGCCTCAACAACCTCGTCCGCCGTCGCGTACCGTCCGTCGAGCTCACCCCCGCGCAGAGCACGGCACTGACCACCGTGCTCGACCATGGGCCGCTGCGCATGGGGGAGCTGGCCGAACGCGAGCAGATCCGCATGCCCACCGTCACCGCCATCATCCGGCGCGTCGAGAAGCTCGGACTGGTCCAGCGCCGGCCCGACCCCGACGACGGGCGCGCCGTGCTCGTCGAACTCACCGGGTCCGGGCGCGAACGCCTGGAGCATGTGGCCCGCGAGCGCAACGTCCTGCTCGCCGCGCTCCTCGAACAGCTCACCGACGGCGACCGCCAGGCGATCGCCGCGGCCGTCCCCGCGCTCAACGCGATGCTCGCGCTGGACCTTCCGGGCCCCGCCGATGCAGGCCACACCGACGGACCCGGCACACCGCAACTCCAGGAAAGCGAGACGCACGCACGATGA
- a CDS encoding MFS transporter, whose product MSTTPQGAPPAHADEHPGLLDALKGQPKQVWVTAFAAVIAFMGIGLVDPILNTITEALHATPSQTTLLFASYLGVQVFAMLLTGLMSYRFGAKRTVVTGLILIVIAAGLCAFAGTIEQLVWLRALWGLGNAFFIATALSVIVGAATGGQKGAILMYEAALGLGLAVGPLAGAVLGNISWRGPFAGTAILMAIGALLCVIMLQRDGDKAHRTPIRLTDPLRALKDRNLLMTSIGSAFYTAAFFAVIAWAPFALGKGAYYIGFVFFGWGVCVAISGVLIAPRVAAKFGERHGLMGAVFLCAVVLGIIAVGTAVESDALIVVGVVVSGLVSGVLNTLFTGAAMSSAGTVRSVSSAGYNFLRWMGGAVSAILVGHLAEWFGSDDDPAMAAPFWAGALCCLVAVGFLALRPTTRPRPESELEVLEDEVAAEGPAQAVDEAGLEPQPGDAPTVHSRA is encoded by the coding sequence ATGAGCACCACCCCGCAGGGCGCACCGCCAGCCCACGCCGACGAACACCCCGGACTTCTCGACGCGCTCAAGGGCCAACCCAAGCAGGTCTGGGTCACCGCCTTCGCCGCGGTCATCGCGTTCATGGGCATCGGCCTGGTGGACCCGATCCTCAACACCATCACCGAGGCACTGCACGCCACGCCGTCGCAGACCACCCTGCTGTTCGCCTCCTACCTGGGCGTTCAGGTGTTCGCGATGCTGCTCACCGGGCTGATGAGCTACCGCTTCGGCGCCAAGCGCACCGTGGTCACCGGGCTGATCCTCATCGTCATCGCCGCCGGGCTGTGCGCCTTCGCCGGCACCATCGAGCAGCTCGTGTGGCTGCGTGCGCTGTGGGGCCTGGGCAACGCGTTCTTCATCGCCACGGCGCTGTCGGTGATCGTCGGCGCCGCCACCGGCGGCCAGAAGGGCGCGATCCTCATGTACGAGGCGGCGCTGGGCCTCGGCCTGGCCGTCGGGCCGCTGGCGGGCGCGGTGCTGGGCAACATCTCGTGGCGCGGGCCGTTCGCCGGCACCGCCATCCTCATGGCCATCGGCGCCCTGCTGTGCGTGATCATGCTGCAGCGCGACGGGGACAAGGCGCACCGCACTCCGATCCGGCTCACCGACCCGCTGCGTGCGCTCAAGGACCGCAACCTGCTGATGACGTCCATCGGCTCCGCCTTCTACACCGCGGCGTTCTTCGCCGTGATCGCCTGGGCCCCGTTCGCGCTGGGCAAGGGCGCCTACTACATCGGCTTCGTCTTCTTCGGGTGGGGCGTGTGCGTCGCGATCTCCGGCGTCCTCATCGCACCGCGCGTCGCGGCGAAGTTCGGCGAGCGGCACGGCCTCATGGGCGCGGTGTTCCTGTGCGCCGTCGTGCTCGGCATCATCGCCGTCGGCACCGCCGTCGAATCCGACGCGCTGATCGTCGTCGGCGTCGTCGTTTCCGGCCTGGTGTCGGGCGTGCTCAACACGCTGTTCACCGGGGCGGCGATGAGCTCGGCCGGCACGGTGCGGTCCGTATCCAGCGCCGGCTACAACTTCCTGCGCTGGATGGGCGGCGCCGTCTCCGCCATCCTCGTCGGCCACCTCGCCGAGTGGTTCGGCTCCGACGACGATCCCGCGATGGCGGCGCCGTTCTGGGCCGGCGCGCTGTGCTGCCTCGTCGCCGTCGGCTTCCTGGCGCTGCGGCCCACGACGCGGCCGCGCCCCGAGAGCGAGCTCGAGGTCCTCGAGGACGAAGTCGCCGCCGAGGGGCCCGCGCAGGCCGTCGACGAGGCGGGCCTCGAGCCGCAGCCCGGCGACGCCCCCACCGTGCACTCCCGCGCGTGA
- a CDS encoding flavin reductase family protein gives MVTAARGGGQRRLIDQDELRRVLGNFCTGVTVITAVHDGAPQGFACQSVTSLSLDPPFVSFCPAKSSRSWPLMRDAGGLCVNVLSHDQLQLCRRFATSGAGKFDGTAWEPALNGAPALHGTLARIEADVEFEHDAGDHTIVIARVSELEVHRQADPLLFFRGGYGSFVPRRPGDGQARSGFAQS, from the coding sequence ATGGTAACTGCGGCGCGCGGCGGCGGACAGCGACGGCTGATCGACCAGGACGAGCTGCGGCGGGTGCTGGGAAACTTCTGCACCGGGGTCACCGTGATCACCGCCGTGCACGACGGTGCGCCGCAGGGTTTCGCCTGCCAGTCGGTGACGTCGCTGTCGCTGGACCCGCCGTTCGTCTCGTTCTGCCCCGCCAAGAGCTCCCGCAGCTGGCCGCTCATGCGCGACGCGGGCGGCCTCTGCGTCAACGTGCTCTCGCACGATCAGCTGCAGCTGTGCCGCCGATTCGCCACGAGCGGGGCCGGCAAGTTCGACGGCACCGCCTGGGAGCCCGCGCTCAACGGCGCCCCGGCCCTGCACGGCACGTTGGCACGGATCGAGGCCGACGTGGAGTTCGAGCACGACGCGGGCGACCACACGATCGTGATCGCCCGCGTCAGCGAGCTGGAGGTGCATCGGCAGGCCGATCCGTTGCTGTTCTTCCGCGGCGGGTACGGCAGTTTCGTGCCCCGCCGGCCGGGGGACGGGCAGGCGCGCTCCGGGTTCGCTCAGTCCTGA